One Rhodospirillales bacterium DNA segment encodes these proteins:
- a CDS encoding glycosyltransferase family 2 protein, translated as MAGTSIRSAAPQPSRPRRGPDAGLLSVIVPMHNEAENVAPLLARLRPVLDRVGLPAEIVCIDDGSSDETLVHLAGEREHDPRVKILRLSRNFGKEVAIAAGLLHAAGDVAVLMDADLQHPPETIELFVARWREGYEMVYGVRRDWERRSAARRLASNMFYRIFAVVAKTELPRGAGDFRLLDRRVIDALNACSERSRFNNGLFAWVGFRHVGVPFEVGGRNLGGSRWSVFALWRFAIDAITAFSMMPLRVWSYLGGFVSIFALSYGGFIVLRTVLFGRDVPGYASLITAITFFAGVQLISLGVIGEYLGRVFTEVKQRPLYVIADAVGFNEHDGDEKADTKRRE; from the coding sequence ATGGCCGGAACGTCGATCCGGAGCGCAGCGCCACAGCCGTCTCGGCCGCGCCGAGGCCCAGACGCCGGGCTTCTTTCCGTCATCGTGCCAATGCACAATGAAGCCGAAAACGTCGCCCCGTTGCTGGCACGGCTACGCCCGGTTCTCGATCGCGTCGGACTGCCCGCCGAGATCGTGTGTATCGATGACGGGAGTTCGGACGAAACGTTAGTCCACCTCGCCGGCGAACGCGAACACGATCCGCGTGTAAAGATTCTGCGGCTCAGCCGCAACTTCGGCAAAGAGGTCGCCATTGCCGCCGGCCTCCTCCACGCCGCCGGCGATGTCGCGGTCCTGATGGACGCCGACCTGCAACACCCTCCCGAAACGATTGAGCTGTTCGTCGCGCGATGGCGGGAGGGATACGAAATGGTCTACGGCGTCAGGAGGGACTGGGAGCGTCGGTCTGCTGCCCGGCGCCTCGCTTCCAATATGTTCTATCGCATCTTCGCCGTCGTTGCCAAAACGGAACTTCCTCGCGGCGCCGGCGATTTTCGCCTGCTCGACCGGCGCGTGATTGATGCGTTGAACGCCTGCAGCGAACGTAGCCGCTTCAACAACGGCTTGTTTGCCTGGGTTGGCTTCCGTCATGTCGGCGTTCCGTTCGAAGTTGGCGGGCGCAACCTGGGTGGCTCTCGTTGGAGCGTCTTTGCCTTGTGGCGATTCGCGATCGATGCGATCACCGCATTCAGCATGATGCCGCTGCGCGTCTGGTCCTATCTCGGTGGCTTTGTTTCGATATTCGCGCTCTCTTATGGCGGGTTCATCGTCCTGCGAACAGTGCTCTTTGGCCGAGACGTCCCCGGTTATGCTTCGCTGATCACCGCAATCACCTTTTTTGCCGGCGTGCAACTCATCAGCCTGGGCGTGATTGGCGAATACCTCGGCCGTGTGTTCACCGAGGTCAAGCAAAGGCCACTTTACGTCATCGCCGATGCGGTCGGATTCAATGAACACGACGGCGACGAAAAGGCTGATACGAAACGGCGAGAATAG
- a CDS encoding matrixin family metalloprotease, translated as MVSPNSASASSTVGDSGDYRIDALIEGDKWGGSVGVGATISYSFASTSSVWASGYGLGEPSKSGYQPLNATEQAWFRSALAAWSDVANVKFVETTETSSNVGDIRVAYSSLSSIDSNAYAWSYYPSSYAESGDVWLNDDYSWSYGVGSYSYMTLIHEIGHTLGLKHPFEGGDTLPTLEDNYQYTLMSYTDSDGADVYPSTPMLYDVLAIQYIYGANYATRSGDTVYTSNPGELRARAIWDGGGNDTFDLSAHTSWVDVDLRPGGFSSIGLNSDGSHAIDNIAICFGTVIENAIGGSGDDTIGGNTANNHLDGGGGNDQLFGGNGADSLAGGTGDDLLNGGAGADTLDGGTGVNTLFGAGGDDLYLLSSARDIIIERAGAGIDSVQSFVTCSLSANVENLTLLGSDDIDGTGNALANTLNGNAGANLLAGAAGYDTILGGSGGDTIHGGAGNDSVIGGNGPDALLGNIGNDTLRGGAGDDWMSAGDGRDSLDGGDGRDTLLGGAGADTLNGGAGNDTLDGGGGNDQLFGGAGGDWFLLRDLNNGVAETITIIGYWGSGGDVIDLPLGAASVVSEAHDGDAWVLTLAGDGDVLRLESAIDQGTIGTILDDILFV; from the coding sequence ATGGTTTCTCCGAATTCGGCGAGCGCGTCATCCACAGTCGGCGATAGTGGAGACTATCGGATCGACGCGTTGATCGAAGGCGACAAGTGGGGTGGGTCGGTCGGGGTCGGTGCGACCATCTCCTATAGCTTTGCTTCGACGTCCTCTGTCTGGGCGTCCGGCTATGGTCTCGGAGAGCCTAGCAAATCCGGCTATCAACCGCTCAATGCGACAGAACAGGCTTGGTTCCGTAGCGCGCTCGCGGCCTGGTCCGATGTGGCGAATGTTAAGTTCGTCGAAACGACGGAGACAAGCTCAAATGTCGGCGATATCCGTGTCGCTTATTCATCCCTGTCGAGTATTGATTCGAATGCGTATGCTTGGAGCTACTATCCTTCATCGTATGCGGAATCTGGAGACGTCTGGCTTAACGACGACTATAGTTGGTCATATGGTGTTGGTAGTTACAGCTATATGACGCTGATTCACGAAATCGGCCACACGCTCGGACTAAAGCACCCGTTTGAGGGGGGTGATACGCTCCCGACATTAGAGGACAACTACCAATATACGCTTATGTCCTACACGGACAGCGACGGCGCCGACGTCTATCCGAGCACGCCGATGCTCTATGATGTGCTGGCTATTCAGTACATTTATGGCGCGAACTACGCGACACGCTCGGGTGACACGGTTTACACTTCGAATCCCGGCGAACTTCGTGCGCGCGCAATCTGGGACGGAGGCGGCAACGATACGTTCGATCTATCGGCGCATACGAGTTGGGTGGACGTCGATCTGCGTCCGGGAGGGTTCAGCTCAATCGGGCTGAACAGCGACGGCTCGCACGCGATCGACAACATTGCCATCTGCTTTGGCACAGTGATCGAAAACGCCATCGGTGGCAGCGGCGACGATACGATCGGCGGGAATACCGCGAACAATCACCTCGACGGTGGTGGCGGGAACGACCAGCTTTTCGGTGGAAACGGGGCCGACAGCCTCGCGGGTGGCACGGGAGACGATTTATTAAACGGTGGCGCCGGCGCGGATACGCTCGACGGCGGGACAGGCGTCAACACCCTGTTTGGGGCTGGCGGAGACGACCTTTACCTCCTCAGTTCGGCACGCGATATCATCATCGAGCGTGCCGGTGCAGGTATCGACAGCGTCCAAAGTTTTGTGACCTGTTCGCTGTCGGCTAATGTTGAAAATCTGACGTTGCTCGGCAGCGATGATATCGACGGCACCGGCAACGCGCTGGCGAACACGCTGAATGGGAACGCGGGGGCCAATCTGCTTGCCGGTGCCGCAGGATACGATACGATTTTAGGTGGAAGCGGCGGCGATACCATCCACGGTGGCGCGGGCAATGATTCGGTGATCGGCGGCAATGGTCCCGATGCGTTGCTGGGAAACATCGGCAATGACACGCTGAGGGGAGGTGCCGGCGACGACTGGATGTCCGCCGGTGACGGTCGCGACAGCCTTGACGGCGGCGACGGCCGTGACACGCTGCTCGGTGGCGCAGGGGCGGATACGCTCAACGGCGGCGCCGGCAACGATACGCTCGACGGCGGTGGCGGCAACGATCAGTTGTTCGGCGGCGCCGGAGGCGACTGGTTCCTGCTCCGGGATCTTAACAATGGCGTTGCCGAGACGATTACGATCATCGGTTATTGGGGCAGCGGCGGCGATGTCATCGACCTGCCGCTGGGCGCGGCCAGTGTGGTGAGCGAAGCCCACGACGGCGATGCCTGGGTGCTTACCCTCGCCGGCGATGGCGACGTCCTGCGGCTCGAGAGTGCCATTGATCAGGGCACCATTGGCACCATTCTTGATGATATCCTCTTCGTCTGA
- a CDS encoding glycosyltransferase: MLRIKSQGVGQPEAVFKNSGEIPPKVLIVLEASGGGSGRHVVELVHGLSKSECEVHLLYSELRADKTFRDSLAALKDVKNVHLQQVPMRREPHFSDIACLWQIRRYIARAGGFDIVHAHSSKAGVLARLATLGTQSTNVYTPHAMRTMDPTLHPAFREFYRLIEVGLARAHCDVIIAVSEDERRHIIAQGVSASKVSTVVNGIPAVHGIDRLAVRSSLGIAAEELCVGFIGRLVPQKAPERFVAVMERIVGRLPNARGIVVGTGPLREQVHDLARRAGVYERLVWVTDRQGPTVLPAFDVLLMPSLYEGMPYVLLEALAVGVPVVATDVGGVAEAIESGETGFIVPQDELDALVDAVECLLSDSERRHKMGVESLRKSGEMSIERMVDQTLQVYSNALRNRCLRDAQMNWTPSTGPLDHRS; encoded by the coding sequence TTGTTGAGGATCAAATCCCAAGGGGTTGGGCAGCCTGAGGCGGTATTCAAGAATAGCGGCGAAATTCCGCCGAAGGTCTTGATCGTTCTCGAGGCAAGTGGCGGCGGTTCCGGCCGGCACGTGGTTGAGCTCGTCCATGGGTTAAGCAAATCCGAGTGTGAGGTCCACCTCCTTTACTCGGAACTGCGCGCAGACAAGACGTTCCGTGATTCGCTCGCAGCGCTTAAAGACGTCAAGAACGTTCACCTTCAGCAGGTGCCGATGCGTCGCGAGCCGCATTTTTCGGACATTGCCTGCCTATGGCAGATACGGCGGTACATCGCTCGCGCCGGGGGATTCGATATCGTTCACGCGCATTCCTCGAAAGCAGGCGTGTTGGCGCGGCTGGCAACGCTAGGAACGCAATCGACGAATGTTTATACGCCCCACGCCATGCGGACGATGGACCCGACGCTGCATCCGGCATTTCGCGAATTCTATCGTCTCATCGAGGTTGGCTTGGCGCGGGCGCACTGTGATGTCATCATCGCCGTGTCCGAGGACGAGCGGCGGCACATCATAGCGCAGGGGGTTTCGGCATCGAAGGTCAGTACCGTCGTTAACGGAATTCCTGCTGTACACGGGATCGACCGCCTCGCTGTCCGGTCGTCCCTGGGTATCGCCGCCGAGGAGCTTTGTGTCGGATTTATCGGCCGTCTGGTGCCGCAGAAGGCTCCCGAGCGGTTTGTCGCGGTCATGGAGCGAATCGTCGGGCGCTTGCCGAACGCGCGCGGAATCGTCGTCGGAACGGGCCCATTGCGAGAGCAGGTTCACGATCTGGCTCGTCGTGCCGGTGTGTACGAGCGCTTGGTCTGGGTGACCGATCGACAGGGTCCGACGGTTCTGCCAGCGTTCGACGTACTGCTGATGCCGAGCCTTTATGAAGGGATGCCTTACGTTTTGCTTGAAGCGCTCGCGGTAGGGGTACCGGTGGTCGCAACCGACGTTGGAGGCGTCGCCGAAGCGATCGAGAGCGGCGAGACGGGATTTATCGTACCGCAGGACGAATTGGATGCTCTCGTTGACGCAGTCGAGTGTCTGTTGAGCGATTCGGAGCGACGGCATAAGATGGGCGTGGAATCGCTGCGCAAAAGCGGCGAAATGAGCATTGAGCGCATGGTGGATCAGACCTTGCAGGTATATAGCAACGCTCTTCGTAACCGCTGCCTGCGTGATGCCCAAATGAACTGGACTCCGTCGACTGGTCCGCTGGACCATCGTTCTTGA
- a CDS encoding NADH:flavin oxidoreductase/NADH oxidase yields MAHLFETLKLRSITVPNRIAVSPMCQYSCVDGLVNDWHLVHLGSRAVGGAGIVFVEATAVLPQARISPQDVGIWSDAHVAPLARITHFIHEQGGLAGIQLAHAGRKASTRRPWDGDGLVDEQDGGWTDVVAPSALAFTDGYPMPREMAADDISAVVEAFGRAAQRAFDAGFDVIEVHAAHGYLLHEFLSPLSNRRTDMYGGSLDNRMRLSREIVETVRRVWPDRLPVFVRISATDWMDGGWDVEQSIELVRRLSSLGIDLVDCSSGGNVHSASIPVGPGYQATFAEQIRRATGVLTGAVGMIVDPAQADHVVRSGQADIVLVARELLRDPYWPLRAARELGVAMSWPPQYLRAAPHGSPRRNAISV; encoded by the coding sequence ATGGCGCATCTCTTCGAGACCTTGAAGCTCCGGTCGATCACGGTTCCCAACCGCATCGCCGTCTCCCCAATGTGCCAGTATTCGTGCGTGGACGGCTTGGTGAACGACTGGCATCTGGTGCACCTCGGCAGCCGGGCGGTGGGCGGTGCCGGTATTGTCTTCGTCGAGGCCACCGCGGTGCTGCCGCAGGCACGGATCAGCCCACAGGACGTGGGGATCTGGAGTGACGCCCACGTCGCGCCCTTGGCGCGGATCACCCACTTTATCCATGAGCAAGGCGGTCTCGCCGGCATCCAGCTGGCGCACGCAGGACGCAAAGCGAGCACCCGCAGACCGTGGGATGGTGACGGACTTGTCGATGAGCAAGATGGCGGGTGGACCGATGTCGTTGCGCCCAGTGCGCTGGCGTTCACCGACGGATATCCGATGCCCCGGGAAATGGCCGCTGACGACATCAGCGCAGTTGTCGAGGCCTTCGGACGTGCGGCGCAACGGGCGTTCGACGCCGGTTTCGATGTCATCGAAGTTCATGCCGCCCACGGCTATCTTTTGCACGAGTTTTTATCGCCGTTGAGCAACCGGCGAACGGACATGTACGGCGGATCGCTCGACAATCGCATGCGCTTGTCGCGAGAAATTGTGGAGACCGTCCGCCGGGTTTGGCCGGATCGGCTGCCAGTCTTCGTCCGCATATCCGCAACCGACTGGATGGATGGTGGCTGGGATGTCGAGCAATCGATCGAACTGGTGCGGCGCCTCTCGTCCCTCGGCATCGATCTGGTCGATTGCTCGTCGGGCGGGAACGTTCATAGCGCCAGCATTCCGGTCGGCCCCGGATATCAGGCGACGTTTGCCGAACAGATCCGACGCGCCACCGGCGTTTTGACGGGAGCGGTCGGCATGATCGTCGATCCCGCCCAGGCGGATCACGTCGTGCGCAGTGGCCAGGCGGACATTGTCCTTGTAGCCCGGGAATTGCTTCGCGACCCCTACTGGCCGCTGCGCGCTGCCCGCGAACTCGGGGTCGCGATGTCCTGGCCACCACAATACCTCCGCGCTGCGCCCCACGGAAGCCCGCGGCGAAACGCCATTTCCGTCTGA
- a CDS encoding glycoside hydrolase family 13 protein, with amino-acid sequence MIYQIFPERFAIGRPLDVGTKLAQSAYQRDGFSRHARWEEEPTGGSDFFGGDLKGVIDHLDYLRDLGAEAVYLTPIFTAYSNHKYDTVDYDRIDPMFGDDQVLGALIDGLHQRGMQLIMDAVFNHVGTEHAWFQAARRGEKPYRDFFTFLADGKYLCWWGYDTLPELRLEHPLVAQKLYRDCDSVLQRWLARGLDQWRFDAALDVGLGPVADLRAALAERFARSCLIGEVLSFGSAYCAGESHFHGVMNYWFRYATLGWLQGSVSTRAYVRALADYYQHYGHEAALRSWNILSTHDTPRLRHELPDDAARALALVLQFTLPGEPLVYYGEENGMEGGEDPQNRRTMRWDETTWDQTTRGFYKTLVEIRRSRRELREGRLLLLGEYLDGDAVAFVRHTEAPNQEALVVVNKSKQRLQQRLLVPHTHFAPRLWFKNLLAPDQHLQFYMAGFELDLLPQSAAIYVPDDGYILPSGSRETNYAYFKPRILGGAWP; translated from the coding sequence ATGATCTACCAGATCTTTCCCGAGCGGTTTGCCATCGGCCGGCCGCTTGACGTCGGCACCAAGCTTGCTCAATCGGCTTACCAGCGCGACGGCTTTTCGCGCCATGCGCGCTGGGAGGAGGAGCCGACCGGTGGCAGCGATTTTTTCGGTGGCGATCTTAAAGGCGTGATCGACCACCTCGATTACCTGCGAGACCTCGGCGCCGAGGCGGTGTATCTGACGCCGATTTTCACCGCCTATTCCAACCACAAATACGATACCGTCGACTATGACCGTATCGATCCGATGTTCGGCGACGATCAGGTGCTCGGCGCTCTGATCGACGGGCTGCATCAACGCGGGATGCAGCTGATCATGGATGCGGTATTCAATCACGTCGGCACGGAACACGCTTGGTTTCAGGCGGCGCGGCGCGGCGAGAAACCCTATCGCGACTTCTTCACCTTTCTCGCCGACGGCAAGTATCTGTGCTGGTGGGGCTACGACACCCTGCCCGAGTTGCGCCTCGAGCATCCGCTCGTGGCGCAGAAGCTGTACCGCGATTGCGATAGCGTGCTCCAGCGCTGGCTCGCCCGCGGTCTCGATCAATGGCGGTTTGACGCGGCGCTCGACGTCGGCCTCGGTCCGGTCGCCGACCTGCGCGCTGCACTTGCCGAGCGCTTTGCGCGAAGCTGCCTGATCGGCGAGGTGCTGTCATTCGGCAGCGCGTACTGTGCCGGGGAAAGCCATTTCCACGGGGTTATGAACTACTGGTTCCGCTACGCGACGTTAGGCTGGCTACAGGGTTCGGTCAGCACTCGCGCCTACGTTCGCGCTCTCGCCGACTATTACCAGCACTACGGGCATGAGGCGGCATTGCGCTCGTGGAATATCTTGTCGACCCACGATACGCCGCGGCTCCGCCATGAACTGCCGGACGATGCCGCCCGCGCGCTCGCTTTGGTCCTGCAGTTCACCCTGCCTGGCGAACCGCTCGTCTACTACGGCGAGGAGAACGGGATGGAGGGTGGCGAGGATCCGCAAAACCGCCGGACGATGCGCTGGGACGAAACGACCTGGGACCAGACAACCCGCGGTTTTTACAAGACGCTGGTCGAGATCCGCCGATCGCGACGGGAGCTGCGCGAGGGCAGGCTCCTTTTGCTCGGCGAATATCTCGATGGCGATGCGGTGGCGTTCGTGCGCCATACCGAGGCGCCGAACCAGGAGGCGCTGGTGGTGGTAAACAAGAGCAAGCAAAGGCTGCAGCAACGGCTACTGGTACCGCACACGCACTTCGCACCGCGGCTATGGTTTAAAAACCTGCTCGCCCCGGATCAGCACCTGCAGTTCTACATGGCCGGCTTCGAGCTCGACCTGCTGCCGCAGTCGGCGGCGATCTACGTGCCCGACGACGGCTATATTCTTCCGAGCGGATCGAGGGAGACGAACTATGCCTACTTCAAGCCGCGCATCCTGGGTGGGGCCTGGCCGTAA